In the Longimicrobium terrae genome, one interval contains:
- a CDS encoding SCP2 sterol-binding domain-containing protein — translation MEVFTEAWCVACCERMNESEAYRQAAATWEGSAVLVMTADATQGVPEERAAWLDMHHGACRGTRMATDADFDDAAYVFESDPATWRRLLSGDTDPVAAAMAGKLRLTKGNLFTLAKYAQAAREMVVAAGAAGGTFPATAG, via the coding sequence ATGGAGGTGTTCACCGAGGCATGGTGCGTGGCCTGCTGCGAGCGGATGAACGAGAGCGAGGCGTACCGCCAGGCCGCCGCCACCTGGGAAGGGAGCGCCGTGCTGGTGATGACGGCGGACGCGACGCAGGGCGTTCCCGAAGAGCGCGCCGCCTGGCTGGACATGCACCACGGCGCCTGCCGGGGCACCCGCATGGCCACCGACGCGGACTTCGACGACGCCGCGTACGTCTTTGAGTCGGACCCGGCCACCTGGCGCCGGCTGCTGTCCGGCGACACCGACCCCGTGGCCGCGGCCATGGCCGGCAAGCTGCGGCTGACCAAGGGCAACCTGTTCACGCTGGCCAAGTACGCCCAGGCCGCCCGGGAAATGGTGGTCGCCGCCGGGGCGGCGGGCGGTACCTTCCCCGCCACGGCCGGCTGA